The following proteins come from a genomic window of Geomonas sp. RF6:
- a CDS encoding YiiD C-terminal domain-containing protein translates to MTPTELQQYLHENIPLSKVMEVAVVSVTEDSVVLTAPLPPNINHQHTVFGGSASAVAILAAWSLVHVHLSLAGISTGIVIQRNSMEYLRPMWGAFTATSHIPAAEDWKRFVRMLERRGIGRIVLPSVLQYEGEIAGAFEGEFVATLDRS, encoded by the coding sequence ATGACACCTACAGAACTCCAGCAGTACCTGCATGAGAACATCCCGCTGTCCAAGGTCATGGAGGTTGCAGTTGTCTCTGTTACTGAAGACAGTGTCGTTCTCACTGCGCCGCTTCCTCCAAACATTAACCACCAGCACACTGTCTTTGGAGGGAGTGCGTCGGCGGTAGCTATTCTTGCAGCGTGGTCCCTGGTGCACGTCCACCTCTCCTTGGCAGGCATCTCCACAGGCATCGTGATCCAACGCAACAGCATGGAGTACCTGCGCCCCATGTGGGGGGCCTTCACCGCAACCTCGCACATTCCCGCTGCAGAAGATTGGAAGCGCTTTGTGCGCATGCTGGAACGTCGGGGCATCGGGAGAATTGTCTTACCTTCTGTTCTTCAGTACGAGGGAGAGATCGCTGGAGCCTTCGAGGGTGAGTTTGTGGCGACTCTCGACAGGAGCTAA
- a CDS encoding tRNA-binding protein — MKEITWDEFEQVELRVGTIVEAEVFPEARKPAYKIAADFGPEIGIKRSSAQITDLYKPEELIGRQIVGVVNFPAKRIGPVQSEFLVCGFYREDRAVVLAVPERPVQNGAKLG; from the coding sequence ATGAAAGAGATAACGTGGGATGAATTCGAACAGGTAGAGCTTCGAGTTGGAACGATAGTGGAGGCTGAAGTTTTCCCTGAAGCCAGAAAGCCAGCCTACAAGATAGCCGCAGATTTTGGTCCGGAGATCGGCATCAAGAGGTCCAGCGCCCAGATTACCGACCTGTACAAGCCGGAAGAGCTGATAGGCCGCCAGATAGTCGGGGTGGTAAACTTCCCCGCCAAACGGATAGGCCCGGTGCAATCGGAATTTCTCGTCTGCGGCTTTTACCGCGAGGACCGCGCGGTAGTCCTGGCAGTGCCGGAGCGTCCGGTGCAGAATGGAGCAAAACTCGGCTAG
- a CDS encoding gluconokinase, which produces MIVIISGVSGAGKTLIGTLLAAELGWDFYDADLFHSPHNIEKMRQGIPLTDEDRAPWLEVLCDLLRTVRKENGSAVLACSALKEPYRQLLFDCAEGDARLVLLTGDFDLIARRLQERRGHFIDPKLLESQVETLEEPREGAVVVDVALSPSDIIKQIRKELKL; this is translated from the coding sequence ATGATTGTGATCATTTCCGGAGTATCTGGGGCGGGCAAGACCTTGATCGGGACGCTCCTGGCGGCGGAGCTCGGCTGGGACTTCTACGACGCCGATCTCTTTCACTCTCCCCACAACATCGAAAAGATGAGGCAGGGGATCCCCCTCACGGATGAGGACCGGGCGCCGTGGCTGGAGGTCCTGTGCGACCTGCTGCGCACGGTACGGAAGGAGAATGGAAGCGCCGTGCTCGCCTGCTCGGCGCTTAAGGAGCCCTACCGCCAGCTCCTGTTCGACTGCGCTGAAGGGGATGCAAGACTGGTCCTGCTGACCGGCGACTTCGACCTCATAGCCAGGCGCCTTCAGGAGCGGCGTGGTCACTTCATCGACCCGAAGCTCCTTGAGAGCCAGGTCGAGACACTGGAGGAGCCGAGGGAGGGTGCAGTTGTTGTCGATGTCGCACTTTCTCCCTCGGACATTATCAAACAGATCCGGAAGGAACTAAAGCTCTAG